The following coding sequences are from one Paenibacillus tundrae window:
- the trpA gene encoding tryptophan synthase subunit alpha: protein MNLMDQTFQQLKEQNRTALIPFLTVGDPNVDTTVEIIKELEQAGADILELGVPYSDPLADGPVIQRASERALKSQITIRTCMETAAKAREAGVKMPFVLFTYYNPVLQTGLDVFFDELLKHDISGMIIPDLPIEEAEEMRRRAEAAGVHLVPLVAPTSNARIERIVSGARGFIYCVSSLGVTGERASFFEGVEQFIETVKSLTDIPVAVGFGISSREQVAHFSRICDGVVVGSAIVRQVEEAIPLLENPETHQAGLLQIRNFVAQLKG, encoded by the coding sequence ATGAATCTAATGGATCAAACCTTCCAACAATTGAAAGAGCAGAATCGAACAGCACTTATTCCTTTCCTAACCGTTGGAGATCCCAATGTGGATACAACGGTAGAGATTATTAAAGAGCTTGAACAAGCAGGTGCAGATATTCTAGAGCTAGGTGTACCTTACTCAGATCCTCTTGCCGACGGCCCTGTCATTCAGCGTGCTTCCGAGCGGGCACTGAAAAGCCAGATTACCATTCGTACTTGTATGGAGACGGCAGCTAAGGCGCGCGAGGCTGGAGTGAAAATGCCTTTTGTCTTGTTTACGTATTATAATCCTGTGTTGCAGACTGGGCTTGATGTGTTTTTTGATGAACTGCTCAAGCATGACATCAGTGGCATGATTATCCCGGATCTTCCGATCGAAGAAGCTGAAGAGATGCGTCGTCGTGCCGAAGCAGCGGGGGTGCATTTGGTACCGCTGGTTGCACCTACGTCCAATGCGAGAATTGAGCGGATCGTCTCAGGTGCACGCGGCTTCATCTATTGCGTGTCTTCCCTTGGTGTAACCGGAGAGAGAGCATCCTTCTTTGAAGGAGTCGAGCAGTTTATTGAAACGGTAAAAAGCTTAACTGACATTCCGGTAGCTGTTGGTTTCGGTATCTCTAGCCGTGAACAGGTAGCGCATTTCTCCCGTATTTGTGATGGGGTTGTTGTGGGTAGTGCCATTGTTCGTCAGGTGGAGGAAGCCATCCCGCTCCTGGAGAATCCAGAGACACATCAGGCAGGGCTGTTGCAAATTCGCAACTTTGTGGCACAATTAAAAGGATAG
- a CDS encoding prephenate dehydrogenase, which translates to MKLKIAMIGVGLIGGSLALCFKGKPGVSVMGYAHLPELKDKYIASGVVDDATLSLKEAVQDADFIFLCVPVGLLESYFQQLAKLPLKKGCIITDVGSTKASIAACAEHVRMTDAYFIGGHPMAGSERAGVDAASAVLFENAYYVLTPSVHVPEEAYSRLSELLAYTRAQIVRVEPLLHDDIVGAISHLPHVIAVALVNQVREYNESNPLYKMLAAGGFRDITRIASSDAIVWRDILLSNREVLLGLMKDWNSQMSAFTDMLEQQDGEGIEEAFRQAREFRSVLPERRKGMISSLYDLYTDVQDAPGMIGKIATELGANDINLSNLEIIENRVDVPGIMRLSFRQEEDMERARTLLASLGYQVWV; encoded by the coding sequence ATGAAACTAAAAATTGCAATGATTGGTGTAGGGCTCATCGGTGGTTCCCTGGCGCTTTGCTTCAAAGGCAAGCCAGGTGTATCGGTGATGGGCTACGCCCATCTGCCTGAACTAAAGGACAAGTACATAGCAAGTGGTGTAGTAGATGATGCTACGCTATCACTGAAGGAAGCGGTGCAGGATGCCGACTTCATTTTTTTGTGTGTACCTGTAGGTTTATTGGAATCATATTTTCAACAATTAGCGAAGCTTCCCTTGAAGAAAGGATGCATCATTACGGATGTTGGCAGCACCAAGGCTTCTATCGCTGCGTGTGCTGAACATGTTCGAATGACCGATGCCTACTTCATTGGAGGACATCCGATGGCTGGGTCAGAACGTGCAGGCGTTGACGCAGCATCTGCAGTATTGTTTGAGAATGCTTATTATGTATTGACTCCTTCTGTGCACGTACCGGAGGAAGCTTATAGCCGATTGTCTGAGCTCTTAGCATATACGAGAGCACAGATTGTTCGAGTTGAACCGCTGCTACATGATGATATTGTGGGAGCAATCAGTCATTTGCCACATGTTATCGCAGTAGCACTTGTCAATCAGGTGCGGGAGTACAACGAATCTAATCCACTCTATAAAATGCTGGCAGCAGGTGGCTTCCGGGATATTACCCGGATCGCATCAAGCGATGCAATTGTATGGAGAGACATTTTGCTTAGCAACCGAGAGGTACTTCTAGGCTTAATGAAGGATTGGAACAGCCAGATGTCTGCGTTCACCGATATGTTGGAACAGCAGGACGGGGAAGGGATTGAAGAGGCTTTTCGTCAAGCCAGGGAGTTCAGAAGTGTGCTTCCCGAGCGCCGGAAAGGTATGATCTCGTCTTTATATGATCTGTACACGGATGTTCAGGATGCGCCTGGTATGATTGGTAAGATTGCGACCGAACTTGGTGCAAATGACATTAACTTGAGCAACTTGGAAATTATCGAGAATCGTGTGGACGTCCCTGGCATCATGCGGCTATCTTTCCGGCAAGAAGAGGATATGGAGCGAGCGAGAACATTACTTGCTTCCCTTGGATACCAAGTTTGGGTTTAA
- a CDS encoding RNA polymerase sigma factor, with the protein MTDSQLIREIKEGNLELYSELMRRYQRKILAFVYHMLKSSNMELLAEDLCSETFYKAFRSLHSFREVDASFSTWLYTIARNTVLSELRKQRSGNVPLEESGVVPIAPSENAPEHAVLRSERVMLVRDAINNLPEKQRSAIILREYDQLDYQEIANILGQSVSSVKSLLFRARSSVKTQLEPYFFEPVYEPYEGMKNR; encoded by the coding sequence ATGACGGATTCCCAGTTGATTCGAGAGATCAAGGAAGGTAACCTGGAGTTATATTCCGAGCTGATGCGTCGTTATCAGCGTAAAATACTGGCTTTCGTATATCATATGTTGAAAAGTTCCAATATGGAGCTGCTTGCGGAAGATCTCTGTTCTGAGACTTTCTATAAGGCGTTCCGCAGTTTACACTCATTTCGTGAGGTGGATGCCTCTTTTTCTACGTGGTTGTATACCATTGCGAGAAATACGGTATTGAGTGAGCTTCGCAAACAGCGCAGCGGTAATGTTCCACTCGAAGAGAGTGGCGTCGTGCCGATTGCTCCTTCGGAGAATGCTCCAGAGCATGCTGTATTGCGCAGTGAGCGGGTGATGCTGGTTAGGGATGCCATTAACAATTTGCCGGAGAAGCAGCGTTCTGCCATTATACTCCGTGAGTATGATCAGTTAGACTACCAAGAGATTGCTAATATTCTTGGGCAGAGCGTAAGTTCTGTAAAATCGTTATTGTTCAGAGCAAGATCAAGCGTAAAAACTCAATTGGAGCCTTATTTCTTCGAACCGGTGTACGAGCCATATGAAGGGATGAAGAACCGATGA
- a CDS encoding c-type cytochrome, producing MAHGPKSEDEEKIIYVGDSRVRKGAGFITPPDYTAYPGKSEAFIPNFLLKEWMVGVVVLVGILVLTISEPAPLGYPANPSASVIPMPDWYFLFLYQYLKYPYASGDYVLLGVLGVSGVAFGALLLAPFLDTGKERRFYKRPIASSLMILSVLSVFYLTNVAWTHYKHELEASGQKPEHIQREEEAHERAEQGLPTSNAPGQQQEVAIVEKDDPAMETFKKAGCIGCHAADMKGGPSGPSLRGVGDKHSQEEILTIIKEGYNQMQPQYNNAIAKGVTDEEITHLTEWLAKQKAEQ from the coding sequence ATGGCTCACGGACCGAAGTCAGAGGATGAGGAAAAGATTATCTATGTTGGTGATTCACGTGTCCGCAAGGGTGCTGGTTTCATCACGCCACCAGATTACACGGCTTATCCGGGCAAGTCTGAGGCGTTCATCCCTAACTTTTTGCTGAAGGAATGGATGGTTGGTGTCGTGGTATTGGTCGGTATTCTCGTACTAACCATATCCGAACCTGCACCTTTAGGTTATCCGGCCAATCCTAGCGCATCGGTTATTCCGATGCCTGACTGGTACTTCCTATTTCTGTATCAGTACTTGAAATATCCGTATGCCTCTGGTGACTATGTGTTGCTCGGCGTACTGGGGGTAAGTGGAGTTGCTTTTGGTGCGTTGTTGCTGGCGCCGTTTCTGGACACTGGTAAGGAGCGTCGCTTCTATAAGCGCCCGATTGCTTCATCGCTGATGATTCTGTCTGTCCTTTCTGTATTCTATCTCACGAATGTTGCTTGGACGCACTACAAGCATGAGCTTGAGGCGTCAGGTCAGAAGCCTGAGCATATTCAACGGGAAGAAGAAGCGCATGAGAGGGCTGAACAGGGACTGCCTACTTCGAATGCACCAGGACAGCAGCAGGAAGTTGCCATCGTCGAAAAGGATGATCCAGCGATGGAAACGTTCAAGAAGGCGGGCTGTATTGGATGTCATGCAGCTGATATGAAGGGTGGACCTTCAGGCCCATCCCTTCGAGGTGTAGGTGACAAACATAGCCAGGAAGAGATTCTGACGATTATCAAAGAAGGATATAACCAAATGCAGCCTCAGTACAACAATGCTATTGCTAAAGGGGTTACCGATGAGGAGATTACCCATCTGACAGAATGGC
- a CDS encoding histidine phosphatase family protein — protein sequence MRIGLIRHGLTDWNAAGRIQGQTDIPLNAEGREQAERLGKRLLTEVYQWDHIITSGLSRAQETGEIISKLLNVPMLEPDVRLKERAFGQIEGLTSEERIARWGATWETLDLGQEHILDIQARALAFLEDLWSAYPDKNVLIVSHGAFLANLLSAIFKDRYTERIGNLSLTILEKTQSDWSPLLYNCTEHLIMNSAKQSE from the coding sequence ATGCGGATCGGGCTTATACGTCATGGTTTAACAGATTGGAATGCTGCAGGACGTATTCAAGGGCAGACAGATATTCCTTTGAATGCAGAAGGTCGTGAACAAGCAGAGCGTTTGGGTAAACGTCTTCTCACCGAGGTGTATCAATGGGATCATATCATTACGAGTGGTTTATCTCGTGCTCAGGAGACGGGTGAGATTATTTCCAAGCTGCTGAATGTACCCATGCTAGAGCCGGATGTAAGGCTTAAAGAGAGAGCGTTCGGTCAGATCGAAGGTTTAACCTCAGAAGAACGAATCGCTCGCTGGGGTGCAACCTGGGAGACGCTGGATCTAGGACAGGAGCATATCTTGGATATCCAAGCGCGTGCACTGGCGTTTCTGGAGGATCTATGGTCAGCATATCCGGACAAGAATGTCCTGATTGTATCTCATGGAGCATTTCTGGCAAATCTGTTATCCGCGATCTTCAAAGACCGGTATACAGAACGAATAGGTAATCTTTCACTTACGATTCTGGAGAAAACCCAGAGTGACTGGAGTCCTCTCCTATACAACTGTACAGAACATCTTATAATGAATTCGGCCAAACAATCTGAGTAA
- a CDS encoding gamma carbonic anhydrase family protein has product MIIPYQGVLPQLHPSVYVAEGAKLIGDLRMGEESTVWFNAVLRADLAPIIIGQRCNIQDNTVGHVNTDQPLILGDDVSVGHSAIIHGCQIGTGSLIGMGAILLNGAEIGEHSLIGAGSVVTENTKIPPYTLALGTPAKVIRELTDADRERMSRTSLGYVAKGKEYRSS; this is encoded by the coding sequence ATGATAATTCCATATCAAGGCGTACTGCCGCAGCTTCATCCTTCAGTATACGTAGCTGAAGGTGCGAAACTTATTGGCGATTTGAGAATGGGCGAGGAGTCTACTGTTTGGTTTAACGCTGTGCTAAGGGCAGATTTAGCGCCGATCATCATTGGACAGCGTTGTAATATACAAGATAATACGGTTGGTCACGTGAATACAGATCAACCCTTGATTCTGGGAGATGATGTTTCAGTCGGACATTCTGCTATAATTCATGGCTGTCAGATTGGAACTGGCTCACTGATTGGTATGGGAGCTATACTTCTTAATGGAGCCGAGATAGGGGAACACTCCTTAATCGGCGCCGGTTCAGTAGTTACTGAGAATACTAAAATTCCGCCCTATACTCTTGCTTTGGGAACACCAGCCAAAGTGATACGTGAATTGACGGATGCTGATCGTGAGCGGATGTCCAGGACTTCACTAGGTTATGTTGCCAAAGGAAAGGAATATAGGAGCTCTTAA
- the qcrB gene encoding menaquinol-cytochrome c reductase cytochrome b subunit — MFKNIYDWIDERLDITPIWRDVADHEVPEHVNPAHHFSAFVYCFGGLTFFITVIQILSGMFLTMYYVPDIINAYASVEYLQTKVAFGQIVRGMHHWGASLVIVMMFLHTMRVFFTGSYKAPREMNWVVGMLIFFVMLGLGLTGYLLPWDNKAYFATKVTLEIANTVPWLGPIIKEFLQGGTIVGAQTLTRFFALHVFFLPAVLLVLLVGHFIMIRRQGISGPL, encoded by the coding sequence ATGTTTAAAAATATCTATGACTGGATTGACGAACGTCTCGATATCACGCCCATCTGGAGGGACGTTGCGGATCATGAGGTTCCAGAGCACGTGAACCCGGCACATCATTTTTCCGCATTCGTGTACTGTTTTGGTGGGTTGACGTTCTTTATCACTGTAATTCAAATTTTGTCAGGAATGTTTCTGACGATGTACTACGTGCCAGACATTATTAATGCTTATGCGAGTGTCGAGTATTTGCAAACCAAAGTAGCCTTCGGTCAAATTGTACGCGGAATGCACCACTGGGGAGCGAGTCTTGTCATCGTAATGATGTTCTTACATACGATGCGTGTGTTCTTTACAGGCTCTTACAAGGCACCGCGTGAAATGAACTGGGTAGTAGGAATGTTAATCTTTTTCGTCATGCTAGGTCTTGGTTTGACAGGATACTTACTGCCATGGGATAACAAAGCGTACTTTGCTACCAAAGTTACTTTGGAAATCGCCAACACAGTTCCGTGGCTCGGCCCGATTATTAAAGAATTTTTACAAGGCGGTACTATTGTAGGTGCACAAACGTTAACACGTTTCTTCGCCCTACACGTTTTCTTCCTCCCCGCAGTGCTTCTAGTGCTACTGGTCGGACACTTTATTATGATCCGCAGACAGGGTATTTCAGGACCACTATAA
- a CDS encoding phosphoribosylanthranilate isomerase encodes MNLHKQPAAAVKICGLQDVEVLKSMINLPVDYIGVVFAKSRRRIEPEQAAELKQVLLAWTTLDRPKLTGVFVNPTLEELEYVMDAVQLDVIQLHGQETPAFCEQVKQRWQTEVFKAFSFPKNESGTEVDDTTLTTLNSYVHTIDAILLDTYDPQYVGGSGHTFAWERIPTYAKWARDHGIVLFVAGGLQPDNVQQLIQAYAPNGVDVSSGVETDGIKDIAKITAFVERVKQA; translated from the coding sequence ATGAATCTGCATAAACAACCGGCTGCGGCCGTAAAAATTTGTGGACTTCAGGACGTTGAAGTGCTAAAATCGATGATAAACTTGCCTGTTGATTATATTGGTGTTGTTTTTGCTAAATCCCGTCGCCGCATTGAGCCCGAGCAGGCTGCTGAATTAAAACAAGTATTGCTTGCGTGGACGACATTGGATCGACCGAAGTTAACCGGGGTATTTGTTAATCCTACATTGGAAGAGCTTGAATACGTCATGGACGCGGTACAATTAGACGTGATACAGCTACATGGACAGGAAACGCCGGCCTTCTGTGAGCAGGTGAAACAACGTTGGCAGACTGAAGTGTTCAAAGCTTTTTCCTTCCCGAAAAATGAGTCGGGTACCGAAGTGGATGATACCACGTTAACGACACTTAATAGTTACGTGCACACAATAGATGCTATATTACTCGATACGTATGATCCTCAATATGTTGGTGGTTCTGGTCATACCTTCGCTTGGGAGCGGATTCCAACCTATGCGAAGTGGGCGAGAGATCACGGCATTGTCTTGTTTGTGGCTGGAGGTTTGCAGCCTGATAATGTTCAACAATTGATTCAGGCATATGCACCGAATGGTGTTGATGTCTCAAGTGGAGTAGAGACGGACGGAATAAAAGATATCGCAAAAATTACAGCATTTGTAGAGAGGGTGAAGCAGGCATGA
- the hisC gene encoding histidinol-phosphate transaminase, with protein MKPKSQIVNLPVYQPGKPIEEVKRELGLEQVIKLASNENPYGSSPAAVEAITREVVNVSIYPDGSSAELTEVLAEHLGVNRNNLIFGCGSDEIIALITRAFFLPGDETIMADQTFSVYKSNADIEGAVSIEVPLKDGTHDLASMLAQINDKTKAVWVCNPNNPTGTIISEQELTAFMDRVPSHVMVVLDEAYYEFVTDQAYPQSIAMLDRYPNLVILRTFSKIYGLASLRIGYGIASPQIIDLINRVREPFNTSRFGQVAATAAIRDQAFVKECAQRNTEEREFLQNEFSRLGLPYFPSQGNFIMVDLDMPSATAFQSLLKQGIIVRPGFKVYPTYIRVSVGTTEQNRAFIAALENTLAEKAVARP; from the coding sequence TTGAAACCTAAATCCCAGATTGTTAATTTGCCGGTGTACCAGCCAGGCAAACCGATTGAAGAAGTGAAACGTGAACTGGGGCTTGAGCAAGTCATCAAGCTGGCTTCCAACGAGAATCCATACGGTAGCTCTCCTGCTGCGGTGGAAGCTATAACTAGGGAAGTTGTGAATGTTAGCATATATCCGGACGGTAGCTCTGCAGAGCTTACAGAGGTTCTTGCTGAGCACCTTGGTGTGAATCGTAATAATCTGATTTTTGGCTGCGGATCAGATGAGATCATTGCTCTGATTACGCGGGCGTTCTTCCTTCCGGGAGACGAGACAATCATGGCAGATCAGACGTTTTCGGTGTATAAAAGCAATGCCGATATTGAGGGTGCGGTGAGCATTGAGGTTCCATTGAAGGATGGGACACATGATTTGGCATCTATGCTGGCACAGATCAATGATAAAACAAAAGCGGTATGGGTATGTAACCCTAATAATCCTACAGGCACCATCATTTCCGAACAGGAATTGACTGCGTTTATGGATCGGGTGCCTTCCCATGTCATGGTGGTGCTGGATGAAGCCTATTATGAATTCGTAACGGATCAAGCTTATCCTCAAAGTATTGCTATGTTAGATCGCTATCCTAACTTGGTTATTTTGCGGACATTCTCCAAAATCTATGGTCTGGCTTCCTTGCGGATCGGATATGGTATTGCGAGCCCGCAGATCATCGACTTAATTAATCGTGTGCGCGAGCCATTTAACACCTCACGTTTCGGTCAGGTGGCAGCGACAGCAGCGATAAGGGATCAGGCTTTTGTGAAAGAGTGTGCTCAGCGCAATACGGAGGAACGTGAATTCCTGCAAAATGAGTTTTCACGTCTTGGCTTGCCATACTTCCCATCGCAAGGTAACTTCATTATGGTTGATTTGGATATGCCATCAGCGACAGCATTTCAATCTTTGCTTAAGCAAGGTATTATCGTGCGTCCAGGTTTCAAAGTGTACCCAACTTACATTCGTGTGTCCGTTGGAACAACAGAACAGAACCGTGCATTTATTGCGGCACTGGAGAACACGCTGGCAGAGAAGGCGGTAGCACGCCCTTAA
- a CDS encoding IDEAL domain-containing protein produces MDKMKVTYEVMLGLAAEMVWDEALRKQRSEKLYMEIDKALATGDEVAFRSLTDELKAIS; encoded by the coding sequence TTGGATAAAATGAAAGTTACGTATGAAGTCATGTTGGGGCTGGCTGCTGAGATGGTGTGGGACGAGGCGCTTCGTAAACAGCGTAGCGAAAAGCTGTATATGGAAATCGACAAAGCGCTGGCTACTGGAGACGAAGTAGCTTTCCGGAGTCTAACGGATGAACTGAAGGCCATAAGCTGA
- a CDS encoding anti-sigma factor gives MNCNEAQELFAMVWDLPATHPQQIAFHAHLAGCEECSQQFEVWHEAQLLLHSIPTPVTEQQAERVNRNVMDRIYAESPWLLPEEAKVNRFSAAVRKHMSLWIAAFLAIFLCSFLYMAMFKPAVSEAEQPRVISTGILETAVAGSEPSSSGMYQYNMPGTDRGSIIEPFVVSMGPTYPGYWMALSLLAIGMALFSLGRMHRTTSKRKQGVRA, from the coding sequence ATGAATTGCAATGAAGCCCAGGAACTGTTTGCAATGGTTTGGGACTTGCCGGCAACTCATCCTCAGCAGATTGCATTTCATGCTCATCTCGCTGGTTGTGAGGAGTGCTCACAGCAGTTTGAAGTTTGGCATGAAGCTCAACTTCTGCTGCATAGCATACCGACACCCGTAACAGAGCAACAAGCAGAGCGAGTAAATCGAAATGTAATGGATCGCATTTATGCGGAGTCACCATGGCTCTTGCCTGAAGAGGCAAAAGTAAATCGATTCTCTGCTGCAGTGCGCAAGCATATGTCTTTGTGGATTGCTGCGTTTCTGGCTATTTTTTTGTGCAGTTTCCTGTACATGGCGATGTTTAAGCCGGCTGTATCGGAAGCAGAGCAACCACGCGTCATCTCTACAGGTATTTTGGAGACGGCCGTTGCTGGCAGCGAACCATCTTCATCTGGCATGTATCAATATAATATGCCAGGGACGGATCGGGGTAGCATCATTGAGCCGTTTGTCGTGAGTATGGGTCCTACCTATCCAGGATACTGGATGGCTCTATCATTACTGGCCATTGGTATGGCGTTATTCTCGCTTGGACGTATGCACCGTACAACGAGCAAGCGTAAGCAAGGTGTACGTGCTTAG
- a CDS encoding ubiquinol-cytochrome c reductase iron-sulfur subunit has product MSSEHDQHENSKRPPSRMEMSRRQFLTYTLGGATAYMAAGAVLPMIRFAVDPILQHKGEGTSVKVAEISKITTEPQEFTFELQQQDGWYLSNASLVAWIRKDEQGKIYALSPICKHLGCTVGWNSDKNYPDEYHCPCHGAHYDKEGKNLAVAPKPLDEYVVKEEQGWVYLGEIVPNTRVN; this is encoded by the coding sequence ATGAGCAGTGAGCATGACCAGCACGAAAACTCAAAGAGACCGCCAAGCAGGATGGAAATGTCACGCAGGCAGTTTTTGACGTACACGCTTGGTGGAGCTACAGCCTACATGGCCGCCGGTGCAGTTCTGCCCATGATCCGTTTTGCGGTGGATCCGATTTTGCAGCATAAGGGAGAAGGTACCTCTGTCAAAGTAGCAGAAATCAGCAAAATTACAACTGAACCTCAAGAATTTACATTTGAACTACAACAACAGGACGGTTGGTATCTAAGCAATGCTTCGTTGGTGGCTTGGATTCGTAAAGACGAGCAGGGTAAGATTTATGCGCTTTCGCCTATTTGCAAACATCTAGGTTGTACCGTAGGTTGGAACAGCGACAAAAATTATCCTGATGAGTATCATTGCCCTTGTCATGGTGCGCATTATGACAAGGAGGGGAAAAATCTTGCCGTGGCCCCGAAACCGCTGGATGAGTACGTGGTCAAAGAGGAACAAGGCTGGGTATACCTCGGCGAGATCGTTCCGAACACCAGAGTGAATTAG
- the trpB gene encoding tryptophan synthase subunit beta: MTHQLPDQHGRFGSFGGRFVPETLMNALIELEEAYSRFSEDEEFNKELNYLLSEYSGRETPLYYAEQLSRRLDGPKVYLKREDLNHTGAHKINNAIGQGLLAKRMGKKKVIAETGAGQHGVATATVAALLGLECKVFMGEEDTERQQLNVFRMKLLGAEVIPVTSGTRTLKDAGNEALRYWVSNVEDTFYVLGSVVGPHPYPMMVRNFQRVIGDETRRQIQELEGRLPDVIVAAVGGGSNAIGMFYPFIGDADVKLVGVEAAGKGVDTEFHAATMSKGTHGVFQGSMSYLLQDEYGQVQPAHSISAGLDYPGVGPEHSYLKDIERAKYVPITDQEALDALQLLSRTEGIIPALESAHAVAQVVKLAPELTSDDIVVICLSGRGDKDVESIMKYTGGQFA, from the coding sequence ATGACACATCAATTGCCGGATCAACATGGGCGTTTCGGCTCCTTCGGAGGCCGCTTTGTTCCAGAGACACTAATGAACGCATTAATTGAACTAGAGGAAGCATACAGCCGCTTTTCAGAAGATGAGGAATTCAATAAAGAATTAAACTATCTTCTCAGTGAGTATTCTGGTCGGGAGACACCACTGTACTATGCAGAGCAGCTCTCTCGTCGTTTGGATGGCCCTAAGGTGTACCTGAAGCGCGAGGATCTGAACCATACGGGTGCACATAAAATTAATAATGCCATCGGACAAGGATTGCTTGCTAAACGGATGGGCAAAAAGAAGGTTATTGCTGAAACAGGAGCAGGTCAACATGGAGTAGCTACAGCAACGGTTGCTGCTTTGCTTGGTTTAGAGTGTAAGGTATTCATGGGTGAAGAAGATACAGAGCGTCAACAATTGAATGTATTCCGGATGAAGTTGCTCGGTGCAGAAGTAATTCCAGTAACGTCAGGAACGAGAACATTGAAGGATGCAGGGAACGAAGCTCTGCGATATTGGGTTAGCAACGTTGAAGATACATTCTATGTCTTGGGTTCAGTTGTAGGGCCACACCCATATCCAATGATGGTGCGTAACTTCCAACGGGTGATTGGAGATGAGACTCGTCGTCAGATTCAAGAGCTTGAAGGTCGTCTGCCTGATGTTATTGTGGCAGCAGTAGGTGGAGGAAGTAATGCCATCGGTATGTTCTATCCATTTATTGGTGATGCAGATGTGAAGCTTGTGGGTGTCGAAGCAGCAGGCAAAGGTGTGGATACTGAATTTCATGCGGCAACGATGAGCAAAGGAACACATGGTGTATTCCAAGGCTCTATGAGCTATTTGCTGCAGGATGAATATGGACAGGTTCAGCCGGCTCATTCCATCTCTGCTGGCTTAGATTATCCGGGCGTTGGACCAGAGCATTCCTATCTTAAAGATATCGAACGTGCGAAATATGTTCCGATCACGGATCAGGAAGCATTGGATGCGCTGCAATTGCTCTCAAGAACCGAGGGAATTATACCTGCTCTAGAATCTGCTCATGCCGTTGCGCAGGTAGTCAAGCTTGCTCCTGAACTCACATCTGATGATATTGTCGTGATTTGTCTATCAGGTCGTGGAGATAAGGACGTCGAATCCATCATGAAGTATACGGGAGGGCAATTCGCATGA
- a CDS encoding DUF2487 family protein → MKFSEMTQDSWAELQLYLDTCLIPYTALKGNQSPVEATEALERLRDFLDLVEIPFKGRIMTYPAFHFEIPEMSMALNTVCKQLKASGFKYVVIMSSDGLLEKDQMPDADLILLRSDIVQNVEKNEIPRYVGEKIRDLWKR, encoded by the coding sequence GTGAAATTCAGTGAGATGACTCAAGACAGTTGGGCTGAGCTGCAACTCTATCTGGACACCTGTCTAATTCCTTATACAGCCCTTAAAGGTAATCAATCGCCAGTTGAAGCTACTGAAGCGTTGGAGCGGCTTCGAGATTTTCTAGACTTGGTAGAGATCCCATTCAAAGGGCGAATTATGACCTATCCGGCGTTCCATTTTGAAATTCCGGAAATGTCAATGGCATTAAACACAGTGTGTAAACAGCTTAAAGCATCTGGTTTCAAATATGTGGTTATAATGTCATCAGATGGACTATTAGAGAAAGATCAAATGCCTGATGCTGATTTAATTTTACTTCGCTCAGATATCGTTCAGAACGTGGAAAAAAACGAAATTCCTCGGTATGTTGGGGAGAAAATCCGTGACTTATGGAAAAGATGA